A single window of Ananas comosus cultivar F153 linkage group 19, ASM154086v1, whole genome shotgun sequence DNA harbors:
- the LOC109724718 gene encoding E3 ubiquitin-protein ligase KEG — MAGRVASSQATDAFEYMLLEGDPDHLSTVFSTPNRISPWIDPTMLKLKHRIGRGPFGDVWIATHHHLTEDESRFYEVAVKMLYPIKDDQLQVFSARFDEIFCKCQGVESVCFLHGISIQNGRVCIAMKFYEGSVGDKMARLKGGRLPLSDALRYGSDLAQGVLDLHSKGLLVLNLKPCNFLLDENDRAVLGDFGVPSLLLGLSLPSPDLVHRLGTPNYMAPEQWKPKIRGPISFETDSWGFGCSIVEMLSGVQPWRGKSPDEIYHLVAIKKERPNIPSGLPREVEDVLVGCFEYDLRNRPQMTDILRAFQSCKDADHSNNNWSDPESQTTNNVSRASYTDWSLLKDRFQVGDVVRSRKPKNSCRPESMEIPEGTIVGMETNNENRDSFILVRVHGFHDPLRVHSSTVERVTYGFSPGDWVRLKEEDKKKSQVGILHSIDRDGTVAVGLIGMETLWKGRYSELQMAKSYCVGQFLRIKASISSPRFEWPRKRGGAWATGRISQILANGCLVVKFPGKFTLGEDYTFLADPSEVEVVSFDTCEGLVKKYQHLEDFHWAVRPLVIALGLFTALKVGIFVGKSVGRSKKTRKVANISEHGGEQQQQQQQEGQKGGNAAWLPPSVANVLFREGAPPPSR; from the exons ATGGCTGGACGAGTTGCTTCCTCTCAAGCCACCGACGCATTTGAGTACATGTTGCTTGAGGGAGACCCTGATCATCTTAGTACTGTTTTCTCTACCCCAAATAGGATAAGCCCATGGATTGATCCAACTATGCTGAAACTGAAGCATCGAATAGGGCGGGGTCCTTTTGGGGATGTTTGGATAGCAACTCATCACCACCTCACTGAAGATGAGAGTCGCTTTTATGAAGTTGCTGTGAAGATGTTATATCCTATTAAAGATGATCAGCTCCAGGTTTTCTCGGCCAGGTTTGATGAAATATTCTGCAAATGCCAAGGGGTAGAGAGTGTTTGCTTTTTGCATGGTATATCAATCCAAAATGGAAGG GTTTGCATAGCAATGAAATTTTATGAGGGATCAGTTGGAGATAAAATGGCTCGTCTTAAAGGTGGAAGGCTACCACTATCTGATGCCTTAAG GTATGGTTCTGATTTGGCTCAGGGAGTATTGGATCTCCACTCTAAAGGATTACTGGTCCTTAATCTTAAGCCATGCAACTTCCTTCTTGACGAAAATGACCGTGCAGTTCTTGGAGATTTTGGGGTTCCATCTTTGCTTCTTGGGCTTTCACTGCCGAGCCCAGACCTGGTTCATAGGCTCGGGACACCAAATTACATGGCTCCAGAACAATGGAAACCTAAGATTAGGGGTCCTATAAGTTTCGAGACTGATTCATGGGGATTTGGCTGCAGCATTGTGGAGATGTTGAGTGGTGTACAGCCTTGGCGCGGCAAGTCTCCTGATGAAATCTATCATTTGGTTGCGATAAAGAAAGAAAGGCCAAACATACCGAGCGGGTTACCTCGTGAGGTCGAAGATGTTCTTGTCGGTTGCTTCGAGTATGACTTGCGTAATCGCCCTCAGATGACCGATATATTGCGTGCATTTCAAAG CTGCAAAGATGCAGATCACAGCAACAATAACTGGAGCGATCCCGAAAGCCAGACAACAAACAACGTAAGCCGTGCAAGTTACACTGACTGGTCCCTCTTGAAGGACCGCTTTCAAGTGGGCGATGTGGTCCGCTCAAGAAAGCCCAAGAACTCCTGCAGACCCGAAAGCATGGAGATCCCGGAAGGAACCATAGTCGGCATGGAAACTAATAATGAAAATCGCGACAGCTTCATTCTAGTTAGGGTCCATGGATTCCATGACCCATTGAGAGTCCACTCCTCAACAGTGGAAAGAGTAACTTATGGTTTCTCCCCCGGTGACTGGGTAAGGCTAAAAGAAGAGGACAAGAAGAAATCTCAAGTGGGTATTCTTCACAGCATCGATCGTGATGGTACGGTAGCAGTAGGTTTGATTGGAATGGAGACTCTTTGGAAAGGGCGCTATTCGGAGCTTCAAATGGCCAAATCCTATTGTGTTGGTCAGTTCTTGAGGATTAAAGCTAGCATATCGAGCCCAAGGTTTGAGTGGCCGCGTAAAAGAGGCGGAGCTTGGGCCACAGGGAGGATCTCGCAAATACTCGCAAATGGGTGCCTTGTGGTGAAATTCCCCGGAAAGTTTACCCTTGGAGAAGATTATACCTTTTTAGCCGACCCTTCGGAGGTTGAGGTGGTGAGCTTCGATACCTGCGAGGGTCTTGTGAAGAAGTACCAGCACCTTGAGGACTTCCACTGGGCCGTTAGGCCTTTGGTCATTGCTCTAGGTTTGTTCACAGCATTGAAAGTGGGAATATTTGTGGGGAAGAGCGTGGGGAGGTCGAAGAAAACGAGGAAGGTCGCGAACATCTCTGAGCATGGGggtgagcagcagcagcagcagcagcaggaggggCAAAAGGGGGGAAATGCGGCGTGGCTACCCCCGTCGGTGGCGAACGTGCTTTTCAGAGAAGGCGCGCCGCCTCCTAGTCGGTAA